A genome region from Littorina saxatilis isolate snail1 linkage group LG16, US_GU_Lsax_2.0, whole genome shotgun sequence includes the following:
- the LOC138951284 gene encoding uncharacterized protein, whose amino-acid sequence MSVERQLRCWASSTASGTACHPASCSQERTSRTHMLFGAPPGTQGFCNLSGWMTQEIFVQCLHHIQKHLRCTVENKVLVILDNHVSHISVEAVDYCRDNGIVLLSLPPHCSHRLQPLDKTVFSPLKRQYNAAITSWMYNNLFSFTLAAFDGVGALCCCVRFIQAAPTLCVKLPMYNNPGKCQTIHDVAGILGTAYNSAFTIQNITSGFKSTGICPLDTEVFSETDFYQSYISDKPCQQSTTPIETSTQAAQNAAVDGPPDSSAADCPPDPSASRSPDSVLICSPEVSRPYPKATQQGKRTGQALGRSRVLTDTPEKAEMEAKKNKSQ is encoded by the exons ATGAGCGTGGAGAGACAGTTACGATGCTGGGCATCATCAACGGCATCGGGAACTGCCTGCCACCCTGCCTCGTGTTCCCAAGAAAGAACTTCAAGAACCCATATGCTGTTCGGTGCACCACCAGGCACCCAAGGCTTTTGTAACCTAAGCGGGTGGATGACGCAGGAGATCTTCGTGCAGTGCCTCCACCATATTCAGAAACATCTTCGATGCACGGTGGAGAACAAAGTCCTTGtcattctagacaatcatgtaTCCCACATCTCAGTGGAAGCAGTTGACTACTGCAGAGACAACGGCATTGTGCTGTTGAGTCTCCCTCCCCACTGTAGTCACAGGCTCCAACCGTTGGACAAGACCGTCTTTAGCCCGCTGAAGAGGCAGTACAACGCAGCGATCACCTCATGGATGTACAacaaccttttttctttt ACACTGGCGGCATTTGATGGGGTTGGGGCACTCTGCTGTTGTGTGAGATTTATCCAAGCAGCACCCACACTCTGCGTGAAACTGCCGATGTACAACAACCCTGGAAAATGTCAGACGATCCACGACGTCGCAGGAATCCTTGGCACTGCATATAACAGTGCCTTCACAATTCAGAACATCACCAGTGGTTTCAAGTCCACGGGCATCTGCCCACTGGATACCGAAGTCTTTTCAGAAACCGACTTCTACCAAAGCTACATCAGCGACAAACCCTGTCAACAATCAACCACTCCCATTGAAACTTCAACACAAGCCGCCCAAAACGCTGCTGTTGACGGTCCACCTGATTCAAGCGCTGCTGACTGTCCACCTGATCCAAGCGCATCTCGTTCCCCTGACTCTGTTCTGATCTGCTCACCTGAAGTTAGCAGGCCATACCCAAAAGCTACCCAGCAGGGGAAGCGTACCGGCCAAGCGCTTGGCAGAAGCCGAGTGTTGACGGACACACCAGAAAAAGCAGAGATGGAagcgaagaagaacaagtcgc aatga